The following proteins are encoded in a genomic region of Roseinatronobacter sp. S2:
- a CDS encoding YbjN domain-containing protein, translated as MSATEFYLTNDPVHPIDIVETLAADHDWDFDRMGEDQIAMVVEGQWRSYALTLALSPEEDMLRLICTFEMDPPEGALPALYETVSRANDMVWSGAFSFWAEQRLMVWRYGLLLGMDQTAEVEQIDRMIRSALMAAERFYPAFQLVAWADHSPQAALDLALAEAVGHA; from the coding sequence ATGTCGGCAACGGAATTCTACCTTACAAATGATCCGGTCCACCCGATCGACATTGTCGAGACGCTGGCGGCCGACCATGACTGGGATTTCGACCGAATGGGCGAGGATCAGATCGCCATGGTCGTCGAGGGGCAGTGGCGCAGTTATGCGCTGACGCTGGCCTTGTCGCCTGAAGAAGACATGCTGCGCCTGATCTGCACCTTTGAAATGGACCCACCCGAGGGCGCGCTGCCCGCACTTTATGAAACCGTCAGCCGCGCCAATGACATGGTCTGGTCCGGTGCGTTCAGTTTCTGGGCTGAGCAGCGCCTGATGGTGTGGCGATATGGCCTGCTGCTGGGCATGGACCAAACCGCCGAGGTTGAGCAGATTGACCGCATGATCCGCAGCGCGCTGATGGCCGCAGAACGGTTTTATCCGGCATTCCAGCTGGTAGCCTGGGCAGATCACAGCCCGCAAGCGGCGCTTGATCTGGCATTGGCCGAAGCGGTCGGGCACGCCTGA
- the proC gene encoding pyrroline-5-carboxylate reductase: protein MTLDRINTHGMVLMGCGKMGSALLAGWLAQGVPATSVHVVEPHPSDWLRASGVCLNEPLPDAPAVVVLAVKPQMMGNALPALQTFGNGKTLFLSIAAGTQLARFNEILGAQTPIIRAMPNIPAAVGQGISALIGNDKASEQDIALAEELLAAVGQTVRLEDESQIDSVTGLSGSGPAYVFHMIEAMARAGESQGLSPDLAMKLARATVIGAAALARDTTDSAEQLRINVTSPGGTTAAALALLMDETDGLPPLMVRAVRAAADRSRELAK from the coding sequence ATGACACTCGACCGGATAAACACGCACGGCATGGTATTGATGGGCTGCGGCAAGATGGGGTCTGCCCTGCTGGCAGGCTGGCTTGCGCAGGGTGTTCCAGCCACAAGTGTCCATGTTGTTGAACCGCATCCTTCCGATTGGCTGCGCGCAAGCGGCGTTTGCCTGAATGAGCCCTTGCCCGATGCACCTGCGGTGGTGGTGCTGGCGGTCAAGCCGCAGATGATGGGCAATGCCTTGCCTGCGCTACAGACCTTCGGAAACGGCAAAACGCTGTTTTTATCTATCGCTGCGGGCACACAGCTGGCGCGGTTTAACGAAATTCTGGGCGCGCAGACACCGATCATACGGGCCATGCCCAACATCCCTGCTGCGGTCGGGCAGGGCATTTCGGCATTGATTGGCAATGACAAGGCGTCCGAACAGGATATCGCGCTGGCAGAAGAACTGCTTGCCGCTGTCGGCCAGACTGTGCGGCTGGAGGATGAATCGCAGATAGATTCCGTGACGGGCCTGTCAGGGTCCGGCCCTGCCTATGTCTTTCACATGATCGAAGCCATGGCACGCGCGGGCGAATCGCAAGGCCTGTCCCCTGATCTGGCCATGAAACTGGCGCGCGCAACTGTGATCGGGGCCGCGGCACTGGCCCGCGATACAACCGATTCGGCGGAACAACTGCGCATAAATGTCACCAGCCCGGGCGGCACCACGGCGGCAGCTTTGGCCTTGCTGATGGATGAAACCGACGGCCTGCCGCCGCTGATGGTGCGCGCGGTCAGGGCTGCGGCAGACCGGTCGCGGGAACTGGCGAAATGA
- a CDS encoding tRNA-binding protein: protein MTDAISFDDFLKVDIRAGRIIRAEPFPEARKPAIKLWIDFGPDLGEKKSSAQITELYAPDALIGRQVMAVVNFPPRQIGPFMSEVLVLGASDAQGRISLLAPDHDVPQGARMH, encoded by the coding sequence ATGACAGACGCCATCAGTTTCGATGATTTTCTGAAGGTCGATATCCGCGCGGGGCGCATCATCCGCGCGGAACCCTTTCCCGAAGCGCGCAAGCCCGCAATCAAGCTGTGGATCGATTTCGGGCCGGATCTGGGCGAGAAGAAATCATCAGCGCAGATCACCGAACTTTATGCGCCGGACGCGCTGATCGGGCGACAGGTCATGGCGGTGGTAAATTTCCCGCCCCGCCAGATTGGCCCCTTTATGTCGGAAGTTCTGGTGCTGGGCGCATCGGATGCCCAAGGGCGTATCTCGCTGCTGGCCCCTGACCATGACGTGCCACAGGGCGCGCGGATGCATTAA
- a CDS encoding D-glycerate dehydrogenase, giving the protein MKELYITRPLPDRVLDRARSHFNVTLRDQTTPLKKGEMRAALVLYDVIIPTLGDLFTAEVFAGMETARCRLLANFGVGYNHIDVAAAQQAGICVTNTPGAVTDATADIALMLILMSARRAGEGERLVRKGKWSGWHPTQMLGLHLGGKTCGIIGMGRIGQAIAKRVHFGLGMDVIYHNRSPRVVDMPARQLDNIADVLAASDVVVLAVPGGADTRHLIGAPELASMQPHAHLVNISRGDVVDEGALIAALQQGRIAGAGLDVYEFEPDVPVALRVMENVTLLPHLGTAALDVREGMGMMALDNAIAHATGQALLNPV; this is encoded by the coding sequence ATGAAAGAACTCTATATCACCCGCCCCCTGCCCGACCGCGTGCTGGACCGCGCCCGCAGTCATTTCAACGTGACGCTGCGCGACCAGACCACACCATTGAAAAAGGGCGAGATGCGCGCCGCACTTGTGTTGTATGATGTGATCATCCCGACCCTGGGCGATTTGTTCACCGCCGAAGTTTTTGCCGGAATGGAAACGGCGCGCTGCCGGTTGCTGGCGAATTTCGGGGTTGGGTATAATCACATTGATGTTGCCGCCGCACAGCAGGCAGGCATTTGCGTGACCAACACACCCGGTGCAGTGACAGACGCAACCGCCGATATCGCTCTTATGCTGATACTGATGAGCGCGCGGCGCGCAGGCGAAGGCGAGCGGCTGGTGCGCAAGGGCAAATGGTCGGGCTGGCACCCGACGCAAATGCTGGGCCTGCATCTTGGCGGCAAGACCTGCGGCATTATCGGGATGGGCCGCATTGGGCAGGCCATTGCAAAACGCGTGCATTTCGGGCTGGGGATGGATGTGATCTATCACAACCGCTCTCCGCGCGTGGTTGATATGCCAGCGCGCCAACTGGACAATATCGCGGATGTTCTGGCGGCGTCCGATGTCGTTGTGCTGGCCGTTCCGGGCGGTGCGGACACGCGCCACCTGATTGGCGCGCCAGAGCTGGCATCCATGCAACCGCACGCGCATCTGGTCAATATCTCGCGCGGGGATGTTGTCGATGAGGGCGCGTTGATTGCCGCCCTGCAACAAGGCCGGATTGCGGGTGCGGGACTGGATGTCTATGAATTTGAACCCGACGTGCCAGTGGCCCTGCGCGTGATGGAAAACGTGACGCTTCTGCCGCATCTGGGCACGGCGGCGCTGGACGTGCGCGAGGGAATGGGCATGATGGCACTGGACAACGCCATTGCGCATGCAACAGGGCAAGCGTTGCTGAACCCGGTCTGA
- a CDS encoding M3 family oligoendopeptidase, which produces MPLDQQSTTKTEFGNLPDWDLSALYAAPDAPELTRDFDWLRQECAEFASEYEGRLAQLSAADMLVCVQRYEKIDMVAGRLMSYAGLRYYQNTVDPERAKFMADAQDRMTDATTPLVFFSLELNRIDDADFDVLVSGNADLARYRPVFERMRAMRPHQLSDELEKFLHDQSTVGSAAWNRLFDETMAGLHFEVQGEPEPLGLEATLNLLTDPDRARRQAAAQALAFVFSGQLKLFARVHNTLAKEKEIEDRWRKMPSAQHARHLSNHVEPEVVQALRDAVVAAYPNLSHRYYALKARWMGLEKLQVWDRNAPLPLEAPRVFNWDDARQTVLDAYAGFSPKLAELAEPFFSQGWIDAAVKPGKAPGAFAHPTVTDAHPFVMLNYLGKPRDVMTLAHELGHGVHQRLAAGQGELLSSTPLTLAETASVFGEMLTFQKMLAQAKTQSERKVLLAGKVEDMINTVVRQIAFYDFECKLHAARREGELTPDDINALWMSVQAESLGPVFEYMDGYETFWAYIPHFVHSPFYVYAYAFGDGLVNALYAAYRDAPEGFQEKYFDMLAAGGSKHHKELLAPFGLDASDPAFWDKGLQMIAGFIDELEAME; this is translated from the coding sequence ATGCCCCTTGACCAGCAAAGCACCACCAAGACCGAATTCGGCAACCTGCCCGATTGGGATTTAAGCGCGCTTTACGCAGCCCCTGATGCGCCGGAACTGACCCGCGATTTTGACTGGCTGCGGCAGGAATGCGCGGAATTCGCGTCTGAATATGAAGGCAGGCTTGCGCAGCTGTCGGCGGCGGACATGTTGGTATGCGTGCAGCGCTATGAAAAGATCGACATGGTCGCGGGGCGGCTGATGTCCTATGCGGGGTTGCGCTATTATCAAAACACTGTCGATCCCGAACGCGCCAAATTCATGGCCGATGCGCAAGACCGCATGACCGATGCGACCACCCCGCTGGTGTTCTTTTCGCTGGAGTTGAACCGCATTGACGATGCCGATTTCGATGTGCTGGTATCAGGCAATGCCGATCTGGCGCGTTACCGTCCGGTGTTCGAGCGTATGCGCGCCATGCGCCCGCACCAGTTGTCGGACGAGCTGGAAAAATTCCTGCATGACCAGTCCACGGTCGGGTCTGCGGCATGGAACCGGCTGTTTGATGAAACCATGGCGGGCCTGCATTTCGAGGTGCAGGGTGAACCCGAGCCACTGGGGCTGGAAGCCACGCTGAACCTGCTGACCGACCCTGACCGTGCGCGCAGGCAGGCGGCGGCACAGGCGCTTGCTTTTGTTTTTTCGGGCCAGTTGAAGTTGTTTGCGCGGGTGCACAACACGTTGGCCAAGGAAAAGGAAATCGAGGATCGCTGGCGCAAGATGCCATCGGCGCAACATGCGCGCCATCTGTCGAACCATGTCGAACCCGAAGTCGTGCAGGCCTTGCGCGATGCCGTGGTCGCCGCCTATCCAAACCTGAGCCATCGGTACTACGCGCTGAAAGCACGCTGGATGGGGCTGGAGAAGCTACAGGTCTGGGACCGCAACGCGCCCCTGCCGCTGGAGGCGCCGCGCGTGTTCAACTGGGATGATGCGCGCCAGACCGTGCTGGATGCCTATGCGGGCTTTTCGCCGAAACTGGCCGAACTGGCAGAGCCGTTCTTTTCGCAGGGCTGGATTGATGCGGCCGTGAAACCGGGCAAGGCACCGGGCGCATTTGCCCACCCCACAGTGACCGATGCGCACCCGTTCGTGATGCTGAACTACTTGGGCAAGCCGCGCGATGTGATGACGCTGGCGCATGAACTGGGGCATGGCGTGCACCAGCGTCTGGCCGCAGGGCAGGGCGAATTGCTGTCATCCACGCCGCTGACACTTGCGGAAACCGCATCTGTCTTTGGCGAGATGCTGACCTTCCAGAAAATGCTGGCACAGGCGAAAACGCAGTCCGAGCGTAAGGTTCTGCTGGCTGGCAAGGTCGAGGATATGATCAACACGGTCGTGCGCCAGATTGCGTTTTATGATTTCGAATGCAAGCTGCATGCCGCGCGCCGCGAGGGGGAATTGACGCCTGATGACATCAATGCCCTATGGATGAGCGTGCAGGCCGAAAGCCTTGGGCCGGTGTTCGAGTATATGGACGGGTATGAAACCTTCTGGGCCTATATTCCGCATTTCGTGCATTCGCCGTTTTATGTCTATGCCTATGCGTTTGGCGACGGGCTGGTGAACGCGCTTTATGCCGCCTATCGTGATGCCCCCGAGGGCTTTCAGGAGAAGTATTTTGACATGCTGGCCGCAGGCGGGTCCAAGCACCATAAGGAACTTCTGGCACCTTTCGGGCTGGACGCCAGCGACCCCGCCTTCTGGGACAAGGGCTTGCAGATGATCGCGGGCTTTATCGACGAGTTGGAAGCGATGGAATAG
- a CDS encoding DUF4389 domain-containing protein — protein sequence MMRDIDEDRPSPPLEKPAESLVLRLVYMLIIGAMMSVAQSILFLVAVIQFVIIIIDKRQPNERLADFGCMVGAWIAKAARYLSVATDAKPWPFKEMD from the coding sequence ATGATGCGAGACATTGACGAAGACCGCCCGTCCCCCCCGCTGGAAAAACCCGCAGAATCCCTTGTGTTGCGGCTGGTCTATATGCTGATCATCGGGGCCATGATGTCGGTTGCGCAATCCATCCTGTTTCTGGTGGCGGTCATTCAGTTTGTCATCATCATTATCGACAAACGCCAGCCCAATGAACGGCTGGCCGATTTCGGCTGTATGGTGGGCGCATGGATCGCCAAGGCCGCGCGCTATTTGTCGGTTGCAACCGACGCCAAGCCATGGCCGTTCAAAGAGATGGACTGA
- a CDS encoding anhydro-N-acetylmuramic acid kinase encodes MLESQLVTVLGMMSGTSLDGVDAAVLRTDGERIAAFGPSAYRPYSDAERAVLRAALGRWPDEDGVEDVAELVETAHAEIMARFEGVELAGFHGQTLAHDPRGRGTHQAGSGAVLALVAGYPVVWDFRSSDIHLGGQGAPLAPFYHFALARHIGATAPVAFLNLGGVGNVTWVDPSKEKPEDDGALLAFDTGPANAPLDDLCLSRLGLARDDGGALAAGGQVDEAVLRAFLEDGYFYRMPPKSLDRAFPGVLASVAHLSDADALATLSECAAAAVAEGFAHFPAEPAQLLVCGGGRHNADLMRRIAQRLACSVVPVESVGLDGDMLEAQAFAYLAVRVARGLPTSCPGTTGVGAAVGGGQVSTP; translated from the coding sequence ATGTTGGAATCACAACTCGTTACAGTGCTGGGAATGATGTCGGGCACGTCGCTGGACGGGGTGGATGCAGCGGTGCTGCGCACTGATGGCGAACGAATCGCTGCCTTCGGCCCAAGCGCCTATCGCCCCTATTCAGACGCCGAACGCGCGGTGTTGCGTGCAGCCCTTGGCCGCTGGCCGGACGAGGACGGGGTCGAGGATGTGGCCGAACTGGTGGAAACGGCCCATGCCGAGATTATGGCGCGCTTTGAGGGCGTGGAACTTGCGGGGTTTCACGGCCAGACACTGGCGCATGACCCGCGCGGGCGTGGCACCCATCAGGCAGGGTCGGGGGCGGTGCTTGCACTTGTTGCGGGCTATCCGGTGGTGTGGGATTTCCGCAGCTCCGACATTCATCTGGGCGGGCAGGGTGCGCCATTGGCCCCGTTCTATCATTTTGCCCTTGCGCGCCATATCGGGGCGACAGCCCCTGTGGCGTTTCTGAACCTTGGCGGTGTGGGGAATGTGACATGGGTGGACCCGTCGAAGGAGAAACCCGAAGATGACGGCGCGCTTCTGGCGTTCGACACTGGCCCTGCGAACGCCCCGCTGGATGATCTGTGCCTCTCGCGCCTTGGTCTGGCGCGCGATGACGGCGGCGCGCTGGCGGCGGGTGGCCAGGTGGATGAAGCGGTGCTGCGCGCCTTTCTGGAGGACGGCTATTTCTACCGCATGCCGCCCAAATCGCTGGACCGCGCCTTTCCGGGGGTGCTGGCGTCTGTGGCCCATCTGTCCGATGCCGATGCGCTGGCCACCCTGTCGGAATGTGCGGCGGCTGCGGTTGCAGAAGGGTTTGCCCATTTCCCTGCGGAACCTGCGCAGCTGCTGGTATGCGGGGGCGGGCGGCATAATGCGGATCTGATGCGCCGCATCGCGCAGCGTCTGGCCTGCTCTGTGGTGCCAGTCGAATCGGTGGGGCTGGACGGGGATATGCTGGAAGCGCAGGCATTTGCCTATCTGGCCGTGCGTGTGGCGCGCGGGTTGCCCACATCGTGCCCGGGCACAACGGGCGTGGGCGCGGCTGTTGGTGGCGGGCAGGTCAGCACGCCGTGA
- the tyrS gene encoding tyrosine--tRNA ligase, translated as MTYRPKSDFLNILQARGFFDNCTDLQGLDEALIKGVVPAYIGYDATAKSLHVGHLLNIMVLRWFQKCGHKPITLMGGGTTKVGDPSFRSDERPLLDDAAIASNINGMKQVFAKYLSYDDSAGGAIMLNNAEWLDGLNYLDFLRDVGRHFSVNRMLSFESVKSRLDREQSLSFLEFNYMILQAYDFVEINRRYGCLLQMGGSDQWGNIVNGIDLARRIADAEIFGLTTPLLATSDGRKMGKSQGGAIWLNADMLSPYEFWQFWRNTTDADVGRFLKLYTELPVEECNRLGALEGSEINAAKVILANEVTTLCHGADAAKTAEATARDVFEKGGIGDDLPTLTLSAAELADGMSMAQLFVRSGLAKSGKDAKRLILEGGARANDAPVSDAGQLVSAADLAQPMKLTAGKKRHAQVVLEGTAG; from the coding sequence ATGACCTACAGACCCAAATCAGATTTCCTGAACATCCTTCAGGCACGCGGCTTCTTCGACAATTGCACCGATCTGCAAGGTCTGGACGAAGCGCTGATCAAGGGGGTTGTGCCCGCCTATATCGGCTATGACGCCACAGCGAAATCGCTGCATGTGGGCCATTTGCTGAATATCATGGTGCTGCGCTGGTTCCAGAAATGCGGCCACAAACCCATCACCCTGATGGGCGGCGGCACCACCAAGGTGGGCGACCCCAGCTTCCGGTCGGATGAACGCCCGCTGCTGGATGATGCCGCGATTGCGTCCAATATCAACGGCATGAAGCAGGTATTTGCGAAATACCTGTCCTATGATGACAGCGCAGGCGGCGCGATCATGCTCAACAACGCCGAATGGCTGGACGGGCTGAATTACCTTGATTTCCTGCGCGATGTGGGGCGGCATTTCAGCGTCAACCGCATGCTGAGTTTTGAATCGGTGAAATCCCGACTGGACCGCGAACAATCGCTGTCCTTTCTTGAGTTCAACTACATGATTCTGCAAGCCTATGATTTTGTTGAGATCAACCGCCGTTATGGCTGCCTGTTGCAGATGGGCGGGTCGGACCAATGGGGCAATATTGTCAATGGCATAGACCTTGCACGCCGCATTGCCGATGCCGAGATTTTTGGCCTGACCACGCCGCTTCTGGCCACATCGGACGGGCGCAAGATGGGCAAAAGCCAGGGTGGGGCGATCTGGCTGAACGCAGATATGCTGAGCCCTTATGAATTCTGGCAATTCTGGCGCAACACCACCGATGCCGATGTCGGGCGGTTCCTGAAGCTATACACCGAATTGCCGGTCGAGGAATGCAACCGTCTGGGCGCGCTGGAAGGGTCCGAGATCAACGCAGCCAAGGTGATTCTGGCAAATGAGGTCACGACCCTGTGCCACGGCGCGGATGCTGCCAAAACCGCCGAAGCCACAGCGCGCGACGTGTTTGAAAAGGGCGGGATTGGCGATGATTTGCCTACGCTGACACTGAGCGCGGCCGAACTGGCAGACGGAATGTCAATGGCACAGCTTTTCGTGCGGTCCGGGCTGGCGAAATCCGGCAAGGACGCAAAACGCCTGATCCTTGAGGGCGGCGCGCGCGCAAATGACGCGCCGGTCAGCGATGCGGGACAACTGGTCAGTGCCGCAGATCTGGCGCAGCCGATGAAACTGACCGCAGGCAAGAAACGCCACGCGCAAGTCGTGCTGGAGGGGACGGCAGGCTGA
- the cysE gene encoding serine O-acetyltransferase yields MPELGKTPRPLPDVDPVWTRIRHEASAAVTDEPLMGGVFHSSILHHKTLEQALAFRLSQKLASAEMSEQILREIMDTAHASDAGLGKAARADLVATFERDPACNRFMKPLLYFKGFQAVQAYRIAHWLCLQGRFDFASLIQMRVSEVFGVDIHPGARIGQGIMIDHAHSIVIGETAVVGDNVSMLHSVTLGGTGKQDGDRHPKIGNGVLIGAGAKVLGNIRVGDCARIAAGSVVLEDVPPRSTVAGVPARVVGEAGCAQPSLTMDHLLRGEI; encoded by the coding sequence ATGCCCGAACTTGGCAAAACCCCGCGCCCGCTTCCTGATGTTGATCCGGTCTGGACCCGCATCCGGCACGAAGCCAGCGCTGCGGTAACAGATGAGCCGCTGATGGGCGGTGTGTTCCATTCCTCTATCCTGCATCACAAGACGCTGGAACAGGCGCTTGCCTTTCGTTTGTCGCAAAAACTGGCCTCTGCCGAAATGTCCGAGCAGATCCTGCGTGAAATCATGGACACAGCCCATGCCAGCGATGCCGGTCTGGGGAAAGCCGCCCGCGCCGATCTTGTCGCAACCTTCGAACGCGATCCCGCCTGCAACCGGTTCATGAAGCCGCTTTTGTATTTCAAGGGGTTTCAGGCCGTGCAGGCCTACCGCATCGCGCATTGGCTGTGCCTGCAAGGGCGCTTTGATTTTGCCAGTCTGATCCAGATGCGCGTGTCCGAAGTCTTCGGTGTGGATATCCACCCCGGCGCGCGCATCGGGCAGGGCATCATGATCGACCACGCGCATTCCATCGTCATCGGTGAAACCGCCGTGGTGGGCGACAATGTCTCCATGCTGCATTCGGTCACGCTGGGCGGCACGGGCAAACAAGACGGCGACCGCCACCCGAAAATCGGCAACGGGGTGCTGATCGGGGCAGGGGCCAAGGTGCTGGGTAATATCCGCGTGGGCGATTGCGCGCGCATCGCCGCAGGCTCTGTCGTGCTGGAAGATGTCCCCCCTCGCAGCACCGTGGCCGGCGTTCCCGCGCGCGTGGTGGGCGAGGCGGGCTGCGCGCAACCCTCGCTGACAATGGACCACCTTCTGCGCGGCGAGATTTGA
- a CDS encoding GNAT family N-acyltransferase: MTPLRTSVDSLADFPPALTGAGLVIGGFPVRFAQTASDIAQVQRLRHDRFQGAGARQSDTDRFDSLCAHLMVFSPDGGRLLASARLRLVSQHTDVSATYTGQFYDLSALLRKYMRALEIGRLCQVADADDMPDALRALLAAVTLISVQTGVELLFGCTSFRGQDMQRHQAALTWLRARHTGPAALRPPRIHPRASALPDGDADPQAARQALPALLRMYLGMGGWVSDHAVVDPELDTVHVFTAVATATIPPARSRALRALCPV; this comes from the coding sequence ATGACACCCTTGCGAACCTCGGTAGACAGCCTTGCGGATTTCCCCCCCGCGCTGACGGGCGCGGGCCTTGTAATCGGGGGCTTTCCGGTGCGCTTTGCGCAAACGGCATCCGACATCGCACAGGTGCAGCGCTTGCGTCATGATCGTTTTCAAGGGGCAGGGGCGCGGCAATCGGACACAGATCGTTTTGATTCGCTTTGCGCGCATCTGATGGTGTTCAGCCCCGATGGCGGGCGTTTGCTGGCCAGTGCGCGGTTGCGCCTTGTGTCACAGCATACGGATGTTTCGGCGACCTATACCGGACAGTTTTATGACCTGTCGGCGCTGTTACGCAAATATATGCGTGCGCTTGAAATAGGGCGCCTGTGTCAGGTCGCAGATGCAGATGACATGCCCGATGCATTGCGCGCACTTCTGGCGGCGGTAACACTGATTTCGGTTCAAACCGGGGTCGAGCTGCTGTTTGGCTGCACGTCATTCCGGGGGCAGGACATGCAGCGCCATCAGGCCGCGCTGACATGGCTCAGGGCCAGACATACCGGCCCCGCCGCGCTGCGCCCGCCGCGCATTCATCCGCGCGCCAGCGCCCTGCCTGACGGGGACGCTGACCCGCAGGCGGCACGGCAGGCATTGCCGGCATTGTTGCGTATGTATCTTGGGATGGGGGGCTGGGTGTCGGACCACGCGGTTGTCGATCCCGAACTGGACACGGTGCATGTGTTCACCGCGGTCGCCACAGCAACCATCCCCCCCGCCAGATCGCGCGCCTTGCGCGCTTTGTGCCCGGTGTGA
- a CDS encoding outer membrane protein assembly factor BamE — MRILGLWILSPVLLLALVACSPVARFHGYAPDDVQLTEIEVGRDTRETVEQKVGRPGVSGVMEGSGWYYVQSDWIDEGWRAPVEVDRQIVAISFDSADRVSNIERFGLEDGEIVALSRRVTDTGPSGMSVLRQLMSNFGRFNPTQMLGR; from the coding sequence ATGAGGATACTCGGATTGTGGATTTTGTCACCCGTCCTGTTGCTGGCACTTGTGGCGTGCAGCCCGGTTGCCCGTTTCCATGGCTATGCCCCTGATGATGTCCAACTGACAGAGATAGAAGTCGGCCGCGATACCCGCGAAACTGTGGAACAGAAGGTCGGCCGCCCCGGTGTGTCTGGTGTGATGGAAGGGTCGGGCTGGTATTATGTGCAAAGCGACTGGATCGATGAAGGCTGGCGCGCCCCTGTCGAGGTTGATCGCCAGATCGTTGCCATCAGCTTTGATTCGGCAGATCGCGTGTCCAATATCGAACGTTTCGGCTTGGAAGATGGCGAAATCGTCGCCCTGTCGCGCCGCGTTACAGATACCGGCCCCTCTGGCATGAGTGTGTTGCGCCAGCTGATGTCGAATTTCGGAAGGTTCAACCCGACCCAGATGTTGGGGCGGTAG
- a CDS encoding DUF177 domain-containing protein, which yields MKKPKAQPNTLSQPIRVARLNARKPVQFDLQPEAALRSELAQDLGITALRKLRFHGELRPFGQRDWEISATLGATIVQPCAVTLEPLTTRIDERVVRRYLTDLPDPQGLEVEMPPDDTQERLGDMIDPGAVALEALALALPVFPRSETAALPGDGVITAAPEGAAPIVDERPKPFAGLAGLRDKLLRDQDKS from the coding sequence GTGAAAAAACCCAAAGCCCAACCCAACACACTGTCCCAGCCCATACGCGTGGCGCGGTTAAACGCTCGCAAGCCCGTTCAGTTTGATTTGCAGCCTGAAGCGGCATTGCGCAGCGAGCTTGCGCAGGACCTGGGCATAACGGCGCTGCGTAAACTGCGCTTTCATGGCGAGTTGCGCCCCTTTGGCCAGCGGGACTGGGAAATCAGTGCCACGCTTGGGGCCACGATTGTGCAGCCCTGCGCCGTGACACTGGAGCCCTTGACGACACGAATCGACGAACGTGTCGTGCGCCGCTATCTGACTGATCTGCCCGACCCGCAGGGACTGGAGGTTGAAATGCCGCCGGACGATACGCAAGAACGTCTGGGCGACATGATAGACCCCGGCGCAGTCGCGCTGGAGGCACTGGCCCTTGCACTGCCTGTATTCCCACGCAGCGAAACCGCAGCCCTGCCCGGCGACGGGGTTATCACGGCCGCACCCGAAGGCGCCGCGCCGATCGTGGATGAAAGGCCCAAACCCTTTGCCGGACTGGCGGGTTTGCGTGACAAACTTTTGCGCGATCAGGACAAATCCTGA
- the rpmF gene encoding 50S ribosomal protein L32 has protein sequence MAVQQNRVTRSRRNMRRSHDALVAGNPNECSNCGELKRPHHVCPSCGHYNDREVIAAAQAVDLDDDAA, from the coding sequence ATGGCCGTCCAACAGAACCGCGTTACCCGCTCTCGTCGTAACATGCGCAGGTCGCATGACGCATTGGTTGCGGGCAACCCGAATGAATGCTCGAACTGCGGCGAACTGAAACGCCCGCATCACGTTTGCCCATCTTGCGGGCACTACAATGACCGCGAAGTCATTGCCGCCGCACAGGCCGTAGACCTGGACGACGACGCCGCATAA